A region of Acidithiobacillus ferridurans DNA encodes the following proteins:
- the ygfZ gene encoding CAF17-like 4Fe-4S cluster assembly/insertion protein YgfZ: MSSAVITFVPLHTELGLIHASGVDAEKFLQGQFSNDLRTLASGHGQWSSYSTAKGRMIANFYVQRDGNDFWLSLADDMADTVIERLRKFRMMAKLEIKRGEPEFTLLAVYGNGAGELLGRALGVALGKSGNSGVVHDDSIITRLPWADAEAFLIILPASRLEALSAKLGAAGARADAAEDWRRWAIQAGVGMISRATTEKVIPQELNLEVLGGINFKKGCYPGQEIVARSHYLGKLKNQTYRVAASAPLRAGEEIFCTSMGAQSIGIVINAAQDPLGGFAALAVLRAANAGESLMAGAPGGTPLTLRRLPYTLPLDIASEE, translated from the coding sequence ATGTCTTCAGCCGTCATTACCTTTGTCCCCCTGCATACGGAACTGGGCCTGATTCACGCCAGTGGCGTGGATGCCGAAAAGTTTTTACAGGGGCAATTCTCCAACGATCTGCGGACCCTGGCCAGTGGTCACGGACAATGGAGTAGCTACAGCACGGCCAAAGGACGTATGATCGCCAATTTTTACGTGCAACGCGATGGCAACGACTTTTGGCTGAGTCTGGCCGACGATATGGCCGATACGGTCATCGAGCGTCTGCGCAAGTTCCGGATGATGGCCAAGCTGGAGATCAAACGGGGGGAGCCGGAATTCACATTGCTGGCCGTCTATGGCAACGGTGCGGGGGAACTGCTCGGCCGCGCCCTGGGTGTCGCATTGGGAAAAAGTGGCAACAGCGGGGTGGTTCATGACGACAGCATCATTACCCGCCTGCCCTGGGCGGATGCGGAGGCCTTCCTGATCATTCTGCCCGCATCCCGTTTGGAGGCCCTGAGCGCTAAGCTGGGGGCAGCGGGCGCGCGGGCTGACGCCGCGGAGGACTGGCGCCGGTGGGCTATACAGGCGGGTGTCGGCATGATCAGCCGCGCCACCACGGAAAAAGTCATTCCCCAGGAACTGAATCTGGAGGTGCTGGGGGGCATCAATTTCAAGAAGGGCTGCTATCCTGGGCAGGAGATCGTCGCCCGCTCCCACTATCTCGGCAAACTCAAGAACCAGACCTACCGGGTCGCGGCGTCGGCGCCACTGCGGGCGGGCGAAGAAATCTTTTGCACCAGCATGGGTGCACAGAGCATCGGCATCGTTATCAACGCCGCACAGGATCCCCTCGGCGGTTTTGCCGCCTTGGCCGTTTTACGTGCTGCCAACGCCGGGGAGTCGTTGATGGCCGGGGCGCCGGGCGGCACGCCTCTGACTCTGAGGAGACTTCCCTACACCCTGCCTCTGGACATCGCCAGCGAGGAATGA
- the rpoE gene encoding RNA polymerase sigma factor RpoE: MGKIMGHSTAGGQEHGAPSDLLLVQRVQKGEKGAFDLLVRKYQHKVISLVGRFVRTPEEAEDVAQEAFVKAYRALANFRGDSAFYTWLYRIAVNTAKNHLVAQGRQVPIVDVETEDAEQFASGDGLREYDTPEGLLLSRELAEYINKALTALPEDLRMAVTLREFEGLSYDEIAQVMECPVGTVRSRIFRAREAIARVLAPLLEQEKS, translated from the coding sequence ATGGGTAAAATCATGGGACACAGCACGGCGGGTGGTCAGGAACATGGCGCACCCAGTGACCTGCTCCTCGTCCAGCGCGTACAAAAGGGAGAAAAGGGGGCATTTGATCTCCTGGTACGCAAATACCAGCACAAGGTGATTTCCCTGGTCGGGCGTTTTGTGCGCACGCCGGAGGAGGCCGAAGATGTGGCCCAGGAAGCCTTTGTCAAAGCCTACCGCGCGCTTGCCAATTTTCGCGGCGATAGCGCGTTTTACACCTGGCTGTATCGTATCGCCGTCAATACGGCAAAAAATCACCTCGTAGCCCAAGGCCGGCAGGTTCCCATTGTGGATGTGGAAACGGAAGATGCGGAACAATTTGCCAGTGGCGATGGACTAAGGGAGTACGATACTCCGGAAGGGTTGTTACTCAGTAGGGAGTTAGCGGAATATATCAACAAGGCATTGACGGCGTTGCCGGAAGATTTGCGCATGGCGGTCACCTTGCGGGAGTTTGAAGGCTTGAGTTACGACGAAATTGCCCAGGTCATGGAGTGCCCGGTGGGGACGGTGAGGTCCAGGATTTTTCGGGCGCGTGAAGCAATTGCCAGGGTTCTGGCCCCTTTGTTGGAGCAGGAAAAGTCATGA
- a CDS encoding sigma-E factor negative regulatory protein → MNDETQKELMAFMEGELSGLRASRLAARIQRESGLREAWESQYRVSFLLQNDGKGVRLASAGFADRVAWAIVNEPGILAPQRPLRQGSSRSFWVKTGSVAAVLVVSVTLVGLLPHQGVGPSVAGGGSGHYAQTAVLRGFSTRGEEFHLSPVADFASPPVGTNVVIQRDIQRLWVPGGGNYLVSSRIPSAYASGQSDLESAAYTPAAGISAASMAFPAGYP, encoded by the coding sequence ATGAACGATGAAACGCAAAAAGAACTGATGGCGTTCATGGAGGGCGAGCTCAGTGGGCTGCGCGCCAGCCGTCTTGCCGCACGTATACAGCGTGAAAGCGGTTTGCGTGAGGCTTGGGAGTCTCAGTACCGCGTTTCTTTTCTTCTGCAAAATGATGGGAAAGGGGTTCGCCTGGCATCGGCTGGTTTCGCCGATCGGGTAGCCTGGGCGATCGTGAACGAACCCGGCATCCTCGCGCCGCAACGCCCGCTGCGGCAGGGTAGTTCAAGAAGTTTCTGGGTGAAGACCGGTTCTGTCGCTGCGGTGCTGGTGGTATCAGTGACCCTGGTAGGTCTCCTGCCCCATCAAGGAGTGGGGCCATCCGTTGCTGGCGGCGGATCTGGTCATTATGCGCAGACCGCCGTGCTGAGGGGGTTTTCAACCCGTGGCGAAGAATTTCATCTGAGCCCCGTAGCGGATTTTGCGTCGCCGCCTGTCGGCACAAACGTGGTTATCCAGAGAGATATTCAACGGTTGTGGGTGCCCGGTGGTGGTAACTACCTCGTTTCCTCGCGGATTCCTTCCGCCTACGCTTCGGGGCAGTCTGATCTGGAAAGTGCGGCCTATACGCCCGCGGCGGGGATCAGTGCGGCTTCCATGGCTTTTCCTGCAGGTTATCCCTAG
- the nadB gene encoding L-aspartate oxidase: protein MPSFDFLVIGSGTAGLSTALGLSRLGRVGLVSKGRAEDSASDRAQGGIAAVMDMDHDSIALHVEDTLGAGAGLCHPQAVRQIIGRGPDAVRQLIDWGVPFDRQPDGSWHLTREGGHQARRVLHSADTTGHVIESTLLCRVLAEPAIHMAEGHYASDLWLTGDRCQGAWVLPPKGDQPELWTARAVVLASGGAGQLYLHTSNPLVATGDGIALAWRAGAEIANLEFIQFHPTTLYQPGSQPFLLSEALRGEGAVLRLPDGSTFLERYDPRAELAPRDIVARAIDAEMKQHQLDYVTLDISAQPATLVRRHFPAIFAHCRAQGYDLTRESIPVVPAAHYTCGGVVVDGAGRSTIPGLYAAGEVSSTGLHGANRLASNSLLECVVGAAAIVADLEGQGRLPDRPRQMPGRSPGCTTTAAHQTDISALRQNLQANMWQAAGIVRNDEGLRAACAYWDERSTRISDSRCGPQPYQELRNLYQCAEILTCAALLREESRGCHFNSDHPQRRAVAADSISQRDQQSPFLRPIPGAA from the coding sequence ATGCCTTCTTTCGACTTTCTGGTTATCGGCTCCGGCACCGCCGGACTCAGCACGGCTCTGGGGCTCAGCCGACTCGGCCGTGTCGGCCTCGTGAGCAAAGGGCGGGCGGAAGATTCCGCCAGTGACAGGGCGCAGGGCGGCATCGCCGCGGTCATGGATATGGACCACGACAGCATTGCCCTGCATGTCGAAGATACCCTGGGAGCCGGAGCGGGACTGTGTCACCCGCAGGCAGTCCGGCAGATCATTGGTCGGGGTCCGGACGCCGTGCGCCAATTAATCGACTGGGGGGTACCCTTTGACCGCCAGCCGGATGGAAGCTGGCATCTCACCCGTGAAGGTGGACACCAGGCCCGTCGGGTACTGCACAGCGCCGATACCACGGGCCACGTTATCGAGAGCACCCTGCTGTGCCGAGTGCTGGCGGAGCCCGCCATCCACATGGCCGAGGGACACTATGCCAGCGATCTCTGGCTCACCGGGGACCGTTGCCAAGGCGCCTGGGTGCTCCCCCCAAAGGGCGACCAGCCCGAGTTGTGGACGGCACGGGCAGTGGTGCTCGCCAGCGGCGGGGCGGGACAGTTGTATCTGCACACCAGCAATCCGCTGGTGGCTACCGGAGACGGCATCGCGCTGGCCTGGCGGGCGGGTGCGGAAATTGCCAATCTGGAATTTATCCAGTTTCATCCCACGACGCTTTACCAGCCGGGTAGCCAACCTTTCCTGTTGTCTGAAGCCTTACGGGGCGAGGGTGCCGTCCTGCGTCTACCGGATGGCAGCACTTTTCTGGAGCGTTACGACCCGCGTGCCGAGCTGGCGCCGCGGGATATCGTCGCGCGCGCCATCGATGCGGAGATGAAGCAGCATCAACTCGACTATGTCACTCTGGATATCAGCGCACAGCCGGCCACCTTGGTGCGCCGACATTTCCCCGCCATCTTTGCACACTGCCGCGCACAAGGCTATGATCTTACACGGGAATCAATTCCAGTGGTTCCTGCTGCCCATTACACCTGTGGTGGCGTGGTCGTGGATGGGGCGGGGCGCAGTACCATTCCGGGCCTTTATGCAGCGGGCGAGGTCAGTTCTACCGGACTGCACGGCGCTAATCGTCTTGCCAGCAACTCACTGCTGGAATGTGTGGTGGGTGCGGCGGCCATTGTTGCGGACCTGGAAGGGCAAGGGCGCCTGCCCGACAGACCGCGGCAAATGCCGGGGCGATCGCCGGGGTGCACAACCACTGCCGCACACCAGACGGACATCAGCGCCCTGCGGCAGAACCTGCAGGCAAATATGTGGCAGGCGGCCGGCATCGTCCGCAACGACGAGGGCTTGCGCGCCGCCTGCGCGTATTGGGATGAACGGAGCACGCGTATCAGCGACAGCCGGTGTGGACCGCAGCCGTATCAGGAACTACGCAACCTCTACCAATGTGCGGAAATCCTCACCTGTGCCGCGCTGCTGCGCGAAGAATCCCGTGGCTGTCATTTCAACAGTGATCACCCGCAACGCCGTGCCGTCGCGGCGGACAGTATCAGCCAGCGGGATCAGCAGTCTCCGTTTTTGCGTCCCATTCCTGGCGCAGCCTGA